The following proteins come from a genomic window of Haloactinomyces albus:
- a CDS encoding L-rhamnose mutarotase has protein sequence MTRVCFQLWIDPDRLDEYRRRHAAVWPEMLRELEASGRRNYSLFLRPDGLLIGYYETDSVVRSDAHLAASRVAAVWEEHMADLFVAQSGRADQTATVLDEVFHLEDQLAGIGALQTPDERNPSEGDDA, from the coding sequence ATGACCCGCGTGTGCTTCCAGTTGTGGATCGACCCGGACCGCCTCGACGAGTACCGGCGCCGCCACGCGGCCGTGTGGCCCGAAATGCTGCGCGAGCTCGAGGCCTCGGGACGGCGCAACTACTCGCTGTTCCTGCGCCCGGACGGCCTGCTGATCGGCTACTACGAGACGGACTCGGTCGTCCGGTCGGATGCCCATCTCGCGGCATCGCGGGTGGCCGCGGTCTGGGAGGAGCACATGGCCGACCTCTTCGTCGCCCAGAGCGGGCGCGCGGACCAGACGGCCACAGTCCTCGACGAGGTATTCCACCTCGAAGACCAGCTTGCCGGCATCGGTGCACTGCAGACACCCGATGAGCGGAACCCGAGCGAAGGAGACGATGCATGA
- a CDS encoding MFS transporter, with protein sequence MGARFTDKRTTGWRATIAVAMSNYIEAGSIIAIATSLSLWQERFGLDNLAVGLLASLSANAFGAAAGAAIGGPLCDRYGRKFIYTYDLLLYMLGVLLAVFATSYGMLLTAFVLTGIAVGAGVTASWTYIAEEAPPHQRAAHVGTAQLAWSIGPMIGYLLAVVVAPLGLVGSRLIFAHLFVVAAVTWWVRRGLPESEIWRSRNDAPDERPSFLGSLRGLFTTKANLTALLFLFGVYALWNTVAGQSGIFQPRVYEAAGVTSVTEQYLLQVLMWGCTSAATFLGFMLLADRMSRRWLYCSGAALGVLAWSALIYAPPSTATMLFFAIGWGVSMGVGAQAFYGLWTSELFATGYRASAQGVLFLAARVLVGLLSVWFPVLLAQIGLTGLGLLILGLLAASLLIGTVWTPRTRGKSLQQIERERYGTTATADSAVVTS encoded by the coding sequence ATGGGAGCCCGGTTCACTGACAAACGCACGACAGGGTGGCGCGCAACGATCGCCGTGGCCATGTCGAACTACATCGAGGCGGGGTCGATCATCGCGATCGCCACGAGCCTCAGCTTGTGGCAGGAACGCTTCGGCTTGGACAACCTGGCGGTCGGACTCCTCGCCTCACTGAGCGCCAACGCATTCGGTGCCGCGGCGGGAGCGGCCATCGGCGGCCCGCTGTGCGACCGCTACGGCAGGAAGTTCATCTACACCTACGACCTGCTGTTGTACATGTTGGGCGTGCTGTTGGCGGTTTTCGCCACGTCCTATGGGATGTTGCTGACCGCCTTCGTGCTGACCGGCATCGCCGTCGGTGCCGGAGTGACCGCGTCGTGGACCTACATCGCCGAGGAAGCTCCACCGCACCAACGGGCAGCGCACGTCGGTACCGCCCAGTTGGCTTGGTCGATCGGGCCGATGATCGGCTACTTGCTGGCGGTCGTCGTCGCCCCGCTCGGGCTGGTCGGCAGCCGGCTGATTTTTGCGCACCTGTTCGTCGTCGCCGCCGTGACATGGTGGGTGCGGCGGGGTCTGCCGGAATCCGAAATCTGGCGCAGCAGGAACGACGCTCCGGACGAGCGCCCCTCTTTCCTCGGCAGCCTGCGCGGCTTGTTCACCACGAAGGCCAACCTCACCGCGCTGCTGTTCCTGTTCGGCGTCTACGCTCTGTGGAACACCGTGGCCGGGCAGTCCGGTATCTTCCAGCCGCGCGTGTACGAAGCGGCAGGCGTCACCTCGGTGACCGAGCAGTACCTGTTGCAGGTTCTTATGTGGGGCTGCACCAGCGCGGCCACGTTCCTCGGGTTCATGCTGCTCGCCGACCGGATGAGCCGCCGGTGGTTGTACTGCTCCGGTGCCGCGCTCGGCGTCCTTGCCTGGAGTGCACTGATCTATGCCCCGCCGAGCACCGCCACCATGCTGTTCTTCGCGATCGGTTGGGGTGTATCCATGGGTGTCGGCGCGCAGGCGTTCTACGGGCTGTGGACCAGTGAGCTGTTCGCGACCGGATATCGCGCCAGCGCGCAGGGAGTGCTGTTCCTGGCCGCCCGAGTGCTCGTCGGGTTGCTCAGCGTCTGGTTCCCGGTGCTGCTGGCACAGATCGGATTGACAGGACTCGGTCTGCTCATCCTCGGACTGCTGGCCGCTTCCCTGCTCATCGGTACAGTGTGGACACCACGCACCCGGGGCAAGAGCCTGCAGCAGATCGAGCGGGAGCGCTACGGGACCACCGCGACCGCGGACAGCGCGGTGGTGACCTCATGA
- a CDS encoding helix-turn-helix domain-containing protein — MARRADVPIGTVSNALDRPDRVSADTRARIRSVIDELGYVRSESVQASCLGRELRSTLKQQQKRVNTLPAVTARSRTQRTPCSVFSGIDGIPAP; from the coding sequence GTGGCGCGTCGTGCTGATGTGCCGATCGGGACGGTCTCGAACGCCTTGGACCGACCGGACCGGGTCTCAGCGGACACGCGCGCCCGGATCCGGTCGGTCATCGACGAGCTCGGTTACGTGCGCAGCGAGTCGGTGCAGGCCAGTTGCCTTGGACGTGAGCTTCGTTCAACGCTGAAGCAACAGCAAAAACGAGTAAACACACTCCCGGCCGTCACCGCGCGAAGCCGGACGCAGCGAACGCCCTGCAGCGTGTTCTCCGGCATCGACGGCATTCCAGCGCCATAA